The Streptococcus pantholopis genome has a segment encoding these proteins:
- a CDS encoding nucleoside phosphorylase has product MLLNEFDDSPAIIEPTDKAVRGGGEVCETIILSFAGDMVEELAGLPQVHLGGYLQNLNGKQSWFIYQRSRQKVAVCLAPVGAPAIVGVLEELKAKGFRRFIIMGSCGILDKTITSQTIILPVSALRDEGTSYHYAPASEEIRYDEASLAIMEKVFDRHSISYIKTKTWTTDAFYRETPEKVKRRMSSGAAVVDMEAAAIMAWARFRQAEVCQFFYPADYVNRLDGAWEARRKSLPDWLPLFDLALAIAKEAENEAILEE; this is encoded by the coding sequence ATGCTGTTGAATGAATTTGATGACAGTCCTGCTATTATCGAACCAACAGACAAAGCTGTTCGAGGCGGCGGAGAGGTCTGTGAAACCATTATTCTTTCTTTTGCCGGTGACATGGTGGAAGAACTGGCTGGGCTTCCACAAGTTCATCTTGGCGGTTATTTGCAAAACCTTAATGGCAAGCAGTCCTGGTTTATCTACCAAAGAAGCAGACAAAAGGTCGCGGTCTGCCTGGCTCCTGTTGGTGCACCGGCGATAGTTGGCGTTTTAGAAGAACTAAAAGCTAAGGGCTTCCGCAGGTTTATCATTATGGGGTCCTGCGGTATTCTGGATAAAACTATAACAAGTCAAACCATTATTTTGCCGGTTTCTGCTCTGCGTGATGAAGGGACAAGTTACCACTATGCTCCTGCCAGCGAGGAAATCAGATATGATGAGGCGTCGTTGGCTATTATGGAAAAGGTTTTTGACAGACATAGTATCAGCTATATAAAAACAAAGACTTGGACGACAGATGCTTTTTACCGTGAAACGCCGGAAAAGGTTAAGCGCCGCATGTCCTCTGGTGCCGCAGTCGTAGATATGGAAGCGGCGGCTATCATGGCTTGGGCCAGATTTCGTCAGGCGGAAGTATGTCAGTTTTTCTATCCGGCTGATTACGTCAACCGACTTGATGGTGCTTGGGAGGCAAGGCGCAAAAGCTTGCCTGATTGGCTGCCTTTATTTGATCTGGCTTTAGCTATTGCGAAAGAGGCTGAAAATGAAGCGATTTTGGAAGAATAA
- a CDS encoding SseB family protein has translation MSKIEELDVSLRKFIADPDHFLDSIALVNALHSYPVLASDQPYILEISGQQVTPVFTDFTDLDNFKKEEISARNQHWTKRSALTVLEEGIAKGSAGLAFNLKKTGDFENSTIFSSKDMIQFLATYSSILDHLLNEKNVQADTMDKYYLVPVYIHPQEDNHFERLFPIMATPEGERYVPIFSNLASFAKWYNKEEFGGAFRQAQGLILTWKIEDIYKPREGQAETEETFGLAVNPFDEEQILINWSDIDV, from the coding sequence ATGAGCAAAATAGAAGAACTTGATGTCAGTCTGCGAAAGTTTATTGCAGACCCTGACCATTTTTTAGACAGCATTGCCTTGGTCAATGCCCTGCACAGCTATCCTGTTTTGGCCAGTGATCAGCCCTATATTCTTGAAATCAGCGGCCAGCAAGTAACTCCTGTCTTTACCGATTTTACTGATTTAGATAATTTTAAAAAAGAGGAAATCAGTGCCAGAAATCAGCACTGGACCAAGCGATCTGCTTTGACCGTCCTAGAAGAAGGGATTGCCAAAGGCTCTGCCGGTTTGGCTTTCAACTTGAAAAAAACAGGAGATTTTGAGAATTCAACTATCTTTTCAAGCAAGGATATGATCCAGTTTTTGGCGACTTATAGTTCTATTTTGGATCACTTACTGAATGAAAAAAATGTACAGGCCGATACTATGGATAAATATTATCTGGTGCCTGTCTATATTCATCCGCAGGAAGATAATCATTTTGAACGTCTTTTTCCAATTATGGCTACCCCGGAAGGGGAACGCTATGTCCCCATTTTCTCTAACCTGGCCAGCTTTGCCAAATGGTACAATAAGGAAGAATTTGGCGGTGCTTTCCGACAAGCGCAGGGCCTTATCCTGACTTGGAAAATTGAAGATATTTATAAACCAAGGGAGGGTCAGGCAGAAACAGAAGAGACCTTTGGTCTGGCTGTTAACCCATTTGATGAAGAGCAAATTTTAATCAATTGGTCGGATATTGATGTTTAA
- a CDS encoding Mini-ribonuclease 3, translating to MTEHFDAELINGIALAFEGDAVYSMYIRRHLIFQGLTKASQLHRLATHYVSAKAQAMLVSKLLEEGRLTDKEEAIYRRGRNAKSYTKAKNTDIITYHMSTGFEAVMGYLHMTEQHSRLEELIAWCIAAVESKP from the coding sequence GTGACTGAGCATTTTGATGCTGAGCTTATCAATGGGATTGCTCTGGCTTTTGAAGGTGATGCGGTTTATTCGATGTACATCCGCCGTCATTTGATTTTTCAGGGACTGACCAAAGCCAGCCAGCTCCACCGTCTGGCCACTCACTATGTATCAGCCAAAGCACAGGCGATGCTGGTCAGCAAACTCTTGGAAGAAGGCCGGCTGACAGATAAAGAAGAGGCTATTTACCGGCGCGGCCGCAACGCTAAAAGTTACACAAAAGCTAAAAATACAGACATTATTACTTATCATATGTCTACAGGATTTGAGGCTGTTATGGGCTATCTGCACATGACTGAACAGCACAGCCGTTTGGAAGAGCTGATTGCTTGGTGCATAGCTGCTGTAGAAAGTAAGCCCTGA
- the cysE gene encoding serine O-acetyltransferase: MGWWKESIAIVKENDPAARTSLEVLLTYPGIKALAAHRLSHFLWVRGFRLLARMHSQFWRFWTQIEIHPGAEIAEGVFIDHGSGLVIGETAVVEKGAMLYHGVTLGGTGKDVGKRHPTVRKGALVSAHSQVIGPIEIGENAKVGAAAVVVADVPPDVTVVGVPAKVVRVHGKKDEAAISQLEEERESKYYTSKLEEARYASLHSSKL, from the coding sequence ATGGGCTGGTGGAAAGAAAGTATTGCTATTGTAAAAGAAAATGATCCGGCTGCCCGCACGTCACTTGAAGTATTGTTGACTTATCCGGGGATAAAGGCTTTGGCTGCGCATCGGCTGTCTCATTTTTTATGGGTGCGTGGTTTTCGCTTGCTAGCGAGGATGCATAGCCAGTTTTGGCGATTTTGGACGCAGATTGAAATTCATCCGGGCGCTGAAATTGCTGAAGGAGTCTTTATTGACCACGGTTCTGGTTTGGTGATTGGAGAGACGGCTGTTGTAGAAAAAGGGGCTATGCTCTATCACGGCGTAACCTTAGGGGGAACCGGGAAGGATGTGGGCAAGCGTCACCCCACTGTCCGTAAGGGGGCTCTTGTTTCGGCTCATTCTCAGGTCATCGGACCTATTGAAATTGGAGAGAATGCCAAGGTTGGTGCTGCAGCGGTTGTTGTTGCGGATGTTCCGCCTGATGTCACCGTAGTAGGTGTTCCGGCTAAGGTCGTCCGTGTCCATGGTAAGAAAGATGAAGCAGCTATCAGTCAGTTGGAAGAAGAACGGGAATCAAAATACTACACATCGAAACTGGAAGAAGCGCGTTATGCAAGCTTACACTCTTCTAAGCTTTGA
- the rlmB gene encoding 23S rRNA (guanosine(2251)-2'-O)-methyltransferase RlmB, giving the protein MKNKQSKSPSSIVYGVHTVIESLQADSGRKLYIQNDLRGRNRDKIQNLADKKNVPVSFLPKTALSEMSGQSVHQGFVLQVTEFAYTELKSLLKNAMRDDNPLILVLDGLTDPHNLGSILRTADAAGVSGIIIPKHRAVGVTSTVAKTATGAAEYVPIARVTNISQTLATLKEQGFWIFGTDMTGTPFYKWNTSGKLALVIGSEGKGISPNVKKQVDEMVTIPMNGHVQSLNASVAAAILMYEVVRQRLT; this is encoded by the coding sequence ATGAAAAACAAACAATCTAAAAGCCCTTCCTCTATTGTTTACGGGGTTCATACGGTCATCGAAAGCCTGCAGGCTGACAGTGGCCGAAAGCTCTATATTCAGAATGATTTACGGGGAAGAAACCGAGATAAAATCCAAAATTTAGCAGATAAAAAAAATGTTCCTGTTTCTTTTCTGCCTAAGACAGCCTTATCTGAAATGAGCGGTCAGTCTGTCCATCAGGGGTTTGTCCTGCAGGTAACTGAATTTGCTTACACAGAACTAAAGAGCTTACTTAAGAATGCGATGCGGGATGATAACCCTCTTATACTTGTTTTAGACGGTTTAACAGACCCTCATAATCTTGGTTCCATTTTGCGAACAGCTGATGCAGCTGGTGTATCTGGGATTATTATCCCTAAACACCGTGCAGTCGGGGTCACCTCAACAGTAGCAAAGACAGCAACAGGTGCAGCAGAATATGTCCCCATTGCCCGTGTGACGAACATCAGCCAAACTCTTGCTACGCTCAAAGAACAGGGGTTTTGGATTTTTGGGACGGATATGACAGGAACCCCGTTTTATAAGTGGAACACATCGGGGAAACTGGCATTGGTTATTGGCAGTGAAGGAAAAGGCATCTCTCCCAATGTTAAAAAACAGGTGGATGAAATGGTGACTATTCCAATGAATGGTCATGTGCAGAGCCTCAATGCCAGTGTCGCGGCAGCAATTTTAATGTATGAGGTTGTGAGACAGCGCTTGACATAG
- the pnp gene encoding polyribonucleotide nucleotidyltransferase, with the protein MTKQVFQTTFAGRPLIIEIGQLAKQANGAALIRYGESTVLTAATMSKKMSAGDFFPLQVNYEEKMYAAGKFPGGFNKREGRPSTDATLTARLIDRPIRPLFAEGFRNEVQVINTVLSYDADASAPMTAMLGSSLALSVSDIPFEGPIAGVQVAYIDEDFIINPTAQQKEQSLLDLTVAGTKDAINMVESGAKELSEEIMLEALLKGHEAIKELIAFQENIIAQVGKPKAEVELLQVDSSLQEEITAAYSLELQKAVQIEEKQAREAATEKLKEEVTAVYEERFADAEDLDTIMRDVAEILEQMEHAEVRRLITEDKVRPDGRRIDEIRPLDAEIDFLPQVHGSGLFTRGQTQALSVLTLAPMGETQIVDGLDPEYKKRFIHHYNFPQYSVGETGRYGAPGRREIGHGALGERALAQVLPSFEDFPYAIRLVAEVLESNGSSSQASICAGTLALMAGGVPIKAPVAGIAMGLISDGTRYTILTDIQGLEDHFGDMDFKVAGTRRGITALQMDIKIAGITPQILEEALAQAKKARFEILDLIEATIPQPRSELAPTAPKIDTMTIDVDKIKIVIGRGGETIDKIIEETGVKIDIDEEGHVAIYSSDQSAIERAKEIIAGLVREAKVDEVYHGKVVRIEKFGAFVNLFEKTDALVHISELAWRRVNKVEDVLSLGDEVDVKVIKIDDKGRVDASMKALLPRPQRSEKDHKEHSHHKHHHNRKEK; encoded by the coding sequence ATGACAAAACAGGTTTTTCAGACAACTTTTGCCGGCCGGCCCCTCATCATTGAAATCGGCCAGCTGGCTAAGCAGGCCAACGGTGCCGCCTTGATTCGCTATGGGGAAAGCACTGTACTGACAGCTGCTACCATGTCAAAGAAAATGTCCGCCGGAGATTTTTTCCCTTTACAAGTGAATTACGAAGAAAAGATGTACGCAGCCGGGAAATTTCCGGGAGGATTTAATAAACGGGAAGGCCGCCCTTCAACAGATGCGACTCTGACGGCTCGTTTGATTGACCGCCCGATTCGGCCGCTGTTTGCAGAAGGGTTTCGTAATGAGGTACAGGTCATAAATACGGTTCTGTCTTACGATGCAGATGCCAGCGCCCCTATGACCGCAATGTTAGGTTCATCCCTGGCCTTATCTGTTTCGGATATTCCTTTTGAGGGTCCAATTGCTGGTGTTCAGGTGGCTTACATTGACGAGGACTTTATCATTAACCCGACAGCCCAGCAAAAAGAGCAATCGCTTTTAGATTTAACTGTAGCAGGGACGAAAGATGCCATTAATATGGTAGAATCCGGGGCTAAGGAACTATCTGAGGAGATTATGCTTGAAGCTTTGCTCAAGGGACATGAGGCGATAAAGGAGCTGATCGCTTTTCAAGAAAATATCATTGCTCAGGTCGGCAAGCCTAAAGCCGAGGTTGAACTCTTGCAAGTCGACAGCAGTCTTCAGGAAGAAATTACTGCAGCCTATTCTCTCGAGCTGCAAAAAGCGGTTCAGATAGAGGAAAAACAGGCTCGTGAAGCGGCTACCGAAAAACTTAAGGAAGAAGTGACAGCTGTCTATGAAGAGCGGTTTGCAGATGCCGAAGATTTGGATACCATCATGCGGGATGTGGCTGAAATTCTTGAGCAGATGGAGCATGCAGAGGTTCGCCGCCTGATTACTGAAGATAAGGTTCGTCCTGACGGCCGCAGGATTGATGAAATTCGTCCGCTGGATGCTGAGATTGATTTTCTGCCGCAGGTTCATGGCTCCGGCCTCTTTACACGCGGGCAGACACAGGCTTTATCCGTATTAACTCTGGCCCCTATGGGAGAAACTCAAATTGTTGACGGTTTAGACCCAGAATATAAGAAACGGTTTATCCATCACTATAATTTTCCCCAGTATTCTGTCGGCGAAACCGGACGTTACGGGGCACCCGGCCGGCGGGAAATCGGACACGGTGCACTCGGTGAGCGGGCCTTGGCTCAGGTGCTGCCTAGTTTTGAGGATTTCCCCTATGCTATCCGTCTGGTGGCAGAGGTACTGGAGTCTAATGGATCCTCTTCACAGGCTTCTATCTGTGCCGGAACTCTAGCTTTAATGGCTGGGGGCGTCCCTATCAAAGCGCCTGTTGCCGGTATTGCAATGGGGCTGATTTCAGATGGGACACGGTATACCATTTTGACAGATATCCAAGGTTTGGAAGACCACTTTGGCGACATGGATTTCAAAGTAGCGGGTACGCGCCGAGGGATTACTGCCTTGCAGATGGATATCAAAATTGCCGGTATTACACCGCAAATTTTAGAAGAGGCTCTGGCTCAGGCCAAGAAAGCTCGCTTTGAAATTTTAGATTTAATCGAAGCTACAATTCCTCAGCCGCGGTCTGAACTGGCACCGACAGCGCCTAAGATCGATACGATGACAATCGATGTTGATAAAATCAAAATTGTCATCGGCAGAGGCGGGGAGACTATTGATAAAATTATTGAAGAAACCGGCGTTAAGATTGATATTGATGAAGAAGGCCATGTTGCTATTTATTCCAGCGATCAGTCAGCTATTGAACGGGCTAAAGAGATTATTGCCGGTTTGGTCCGCGAAGCTAAGGTGGATGAAGTTTATCACGGCAAGGTTGTGCGCATTGAAAAATTTGGTGCTTTTGTCAATCTTTTTGAAAAAACAGATGCTTTAGTGCATATTTCCGAGCTGGCCTGGAGACGGGTGAACAAGGTGGAAGATGTGCTGAGTCTAGGCGATGAAGTTGATGTTAAAGTTATCAAGATTGACGATAAAGGCCGGGTAGATGCTTCAATGAAGGCCCTGCTTCCGCGTCCGCAGCGGTCAGAAAAAGATCACAAAGAGCATTCGCACCATAAACATCATCATAATAGGAAAGAAAAATAG
- the cysS gene encoding cysteine--tRNA ligase gives MIKIYDTMTRSLRDFIPITDKTVNMYVCGPTVYNYIHIGNARSVVAFDTIRRYFEYRGYTVNYISNFTDVDDKIIKGAAEAGMDTKAFSDKFIAAFMDDVKRLGVKPATKHPRVIDYMDQIIDFVEVLVAKGYAYETNGDVYFRVARSENYAKLANKTLADLEVGASGRVEGEGDDKENPLDFALWKAAKPGEVFWQSPWGAGRPGWHIECSVMATTILGDTIDIHGGGTDLEFPHHTNEIAQSEAKTGQTFANYWMHNGFVNVDNEKMSKSLGNFVTVHEMLKTVDGQVLRFFLATQHYRRPVNFTEKAVHDAAVNLKYLKNTYQQPLTKEVDTEEIERFTADFKAAMDDDFNAANGITVLFDLAKWINSGHYDQTVKETFAKMLAVFGIVFEEEVLDSEIEQLIEKRQQARANRDFATADAIRDRLAAQGIKLLDTKDGVRWSRD, from the coding sequence ATGATTAAGATTTATGACACAATGACCCGCAGTCTGCGTGATTTTATACCAATTACTGATAAAACCGTCAATATGTATGTCTGCGGACCGACTGTATACAATTATATCCATATCGGTAATGCCCGCAGTGTTGTTGCCTTTGACACCATTCGCCGTTATTTTGAATACCGCGGCTATACGGTTAATTATATCTCTAATTTTACTGATGTGGATGATAAAATTATCAAAGGGGCAGCTGAGGCCGGTATGGATACCAAAGCATTTTCCGACAAATTTATTGCTGCTTTTATGGATGATGTTAAGCGTCTCGGGGTCAAGCCTGCGACAAAGCATCCGCGTGTTATTGACTACATGGATCAAATTATTGATTTTGTAGAGGTTTTAGTGGCTAAAGGCTATGCCTATGAGACAAATGGCGATGTTTACTTTCGTGTGGCAAGGTCTGAAAATTATGCTAAATTAGCCAATAAAACACTGGCAGACCTTGAGGTCGGAGCCAGCGGCCGAGTAGAAGGTGAAGGCGATGACAAGGAAAATCCGCTTGATTTTGCGCTTTGGAAGGCGGCTAAACCGGGAGAAGTCTTTTGGCAGAGTCCTTGGGGAGCAGGACGTCCCGGCTGGCACATTGAATGCTCCGTTATGGCTACAACTATTTTAGGGGACACCATCGATATCCATGGTGGCGGTACTGACTTAGAGTTTCCTCATCACACCAATGAAATCGCCCAGTCAGAAGCCAAAACGGGCCAGACTTTTGCTAATTACTGGATGCATAACGGATTTGTCAATGTTGACAATGAAAAAATGTCTAAGTCTCTCGGCAATTTCGTAACCGTCCATGAGATGCTAAAGACTGTTGATGGTCAGGTTTTGCGCTTCTTCTTGGCTACACAGCACTATCGCAGACCGGTTAACTTTACAGAAAAAGCGGTCCACGATGCGGCTGTCAATCTGAAATATCTTAAAAACACCTATCAGCAGCCCTTGACAAAAGAAGTTGATACGGAAGAAATTGAACGTTTTACTGCTGATTTTAAAGCTGCTATGGATGATGATTTCAATGCAGCAAACGGGATAACTGTCCTTTTTGATTTGGCTAAGTGGATTAATTCAGGCCATTATGACCAAACTGTCAAAGAGACTTTTGCGAAAATGCTGGCTGTCTTTGGTATTGTTTTTGAGGAAGAAGTACTTGACAGTGAGATTGAACAGTTAATTGAAAAACGCCAGCAGGCCCGTGCTAACCGTGATTTTGCGACAGCAGATGCTATTCGTGACCGCTTGGCAGCACAAGGCATTAAGCTCCTTGATACGAAAGATGGAGTGAGGTGGAGCCGTGACTGA
- a CDS encoding DegV family protein: MGLKIITDSTADLLESWALKNDVQIMGLTVQLDNVTYETVGPDRLTSEFLLEKMAAGGKPTTSQVNAGQFETVFRQAAENGEDVLYIAFSSVLSGTYQSSLIARDIVREEYPEAVIDIVDTLAAAGGEGYLVMLAAKARAEGQSLQDIKALIADVAPRLRTFFLVDNLYHLMRGGRLSKTSALVGSLANIKPLLWLDASGRLVPLAKLRGRKKGMREMIKQATADLGHDTAVVAYANDDKAAQSLKEQLLEYEDIKQVIILPLGPVISTHVGPNTLAVFTIAKNAR; this comes from the coding sequence ATGGGATTAAAAATCATAACGGATTCCACTGCTGATTTGCTGGAAAGCTGGGCTTTGAAAAATGATGTTCAGATAATGGGGTTGACTGTCCAGCTGGATAATGTTACTTATGAGACGGTCGGACCTGATCGGCTGACAAGTGAGTTTTTATTAGAAAAAATGGCAGCCGGCGGAAAGCCGACGACAAGCCAAGTCAATGCCGGACAGTTTGAGACGGTTTTTCGGCAGGCAGCTGAAAACGGAGAAGATGTTCTTTATATCGCTTTTTCATCCGTTCTGTCTGGTACGTATCAATCATCTCTGATAGCGCGTGACATTGTTCGGGAAGAATATCCGGAGGCTGTTATTGACATTGTTGATACTTTAGCAGCAGCCGGCGGAGAAGGCTACTTGGTCATGCTGGCGGCCAAAGCCAGAGCAGAGGGGCAGTCTCTTCAAGACATCAAAGCCTTAATTGCTGATGTGGCTCCTCGGCTGCGGACCTTCTTCTTGGTGGACAATCTCTATCACCTGATGCGCGGAGGCCGTCTGTCTAAAACCTCCGCACTTGTCGGAAGTTTAGCTAACATTAAACCTTTGCTGTGGCTGGATGCCAGCGGCCGTCTCGTGCCTTTGGCAAAACTGCGCGGCCGCAAAAAAGGTATGAGAGAAATGATCAAACAGGCAACGGCGGATCTCGGTCATGATACAGCAGTAGTGGCCTATGCAAATGATGATAAAGCCGCTCAAAGCTTAAAAGAACAGCTTCTGGAATATGAAGATATCAAGCAAGTCATCATTCTGCCCTTGGGTCCGGTGATTTCAACACATGTTGGCCCGAATACCTTAGCCGTATTTACAATTGCTAAAAATGCAAGATGA